One window of the Pyrus communis chromosome 17, drPyrComm1.1, whole genome shotgun sequence genome contains the following:
- the LOC137721962 gene encoding uncharacterized protein: protein MPDTYTPDTNDVGELKVQIRELKVALAHLVHDKDISERNVLKKVEELIEEVKELKRKVKVKHVEQKNKEEDDEHKDVEKEEDEDEEEEEYGKEEKEDEGKE from the coding sequence ATGCCTGATACCTACACTCCCGATACAAATGATGTAGGGGAGTTAAAAGTACAAATAAGGGAGTTGAAGGTGGCTTTGGCACATTTGGTGCATGACAAGGATATTTCAGAAAGGAATGTCTTGAAAAAGGTGGAAGAGTTGATCGAGGAGGTCAAGGAATTGAAGAGGAAAGTTAAAGTAAAACATGTGGAGCAAAAGAATAAGGAAGAAGATGACGAACACAAAGATGTGGAaaaggaagaggatgaggatgaagaagaagaagaatatggaaaagaagaaaaggaagatgagggaaaagaataa